The Kordia sp. SMS9 genome window below encodes:
- a CDS encoding amidohydrolase family protein: MLRANLSVLFGLFFACMLVAQDKKNTDKWDVSNPKGDFNYKDHSFTTNEGTWMNLDVSPDGKTIVFDMMGDIYTIPITGGTAKALRTGIPFEIQPHFSPDGAKILFTSDAGGGDNIWVMNADGSDAKQITKENFRLLNNSTWMPDGNAFVARKHFTSQRSLGAGELWQYHITGGSGLQLTKKKNAQQDVNEPSVSPDGRYLYYSEDVYPGGSFQYNKDPNKQIYVIKRYDFQTGKTTQVTGGPGGASRPQISRDGKKIAFIKRVRTKSVLYLHDLATGEEWPLYDALDKDQQEAWAIFGVYPNFSWMPNNEEIVFWAGGKIQKINVASLQVTNIPFTANATIQIADAISFKTPVAPDTFDAKVIRQAVTSPDGKMLVFNAVGYLWKKKLPNGTPQRLTKGTDFESEPSFSPNGKEIVYVTWNDLNLGSVRKISVNGGNSMQLSSEKGSYRTPAFSPDGTHIVYRKERGNSDQGFTYAKNTGIYTMKADGSNAKLVTTQGEYPIFSADGKRIFLQTGGTYFGSLTKSLHSVNLQGNDKRTHFTSKYANRMVPSPDNKWIAFSQLHKAYVAPMILTGQTVNLDNKTKAFPVAQIAKDAGVNLHWSPDSKKVMWTLGDAYFSNDIKDKFTFLEGSPVKTPEITTKGTKINLQLKTDKPNGQIAFTNARIITMENEQVIENGTILVKDNRIKAIGTDIRIPKSAKIYDMTGKTIMPGMVDAHAHIGAFRYGLTTQKHWQFYANLAFGVTTAHDPSANTETVFALSELVKNGTLVGPRLYSTGFILYGADGDFKAVINNLEDARSSIRRTKAFGALSVKSYNQPRREQRQQVLQAAREEGILVVPEGGSTFYHNMTMIMDGHTGVEHNIPVSPAYKDVLELWGHSKTGYTPTLIVNYGGVNGEYYWYQNTNVWENEKLLQYTPRGIIDARSRHRTMLPDEEYENGHILVSKTVKALSDKGVKVNMGAHGQLQGLGAHWELWMMEQGGMSPMEALKTATINPAEYIGAGNDIGSLKVGKLADLIIMDKNPLDNIRNTESITHTMINGRLYDTETMNEIGNEPKERSKFYWENNKYNAAFPWHEEANSFMRPGCGCHLGHQ, translated from the coding sequence ATGTTAAGAGCCAATCTTTCAGTCCTTTTTGGACTTTTCTTTGCGTGCATGCTTGTTGCACAAGACAAAAAAAATACTGACAAATGGGATGTTTCTAATCCTAAAGGTGACTTCAATTACAAAGACCATTCGTTTACTACCAATGAAGGAACTTGGATGAACTTAGACGTAAGTCCAGACGGAAAAACCATCGTTTTTGATATGATGGGTGATATTTATACCATTCCCATTACTGGGGGAACTGCCAAAGCGTTACGCACTGGAATTCCGTTTGAAATACAACCGCATTTCAGTCCTGACGGTGCTAAAATTCTCTTTACAAGTGATGCTGGCGGCGGCGATAACATTTGGGTAATGAATGCCGATGGTTCTGATGCCAAACAAATTACCAAAGAAAATTTTCGCTTGCTTAACAATTCTACGTGGATGCCCGATGGAAACGCGTTTGTTGCTCGAAAACACTTCACATCTCAGCGTTCGCTTGGTGCTGGAGAACTATGGCAATACCACATTACGGGCGGATCTGGTTTACAACTCACCAAAAAGAAAAATGCACAGCAAGACGTAAACGAACCTTCTGTTTCGCCTGACGGACGCTATCTATATTATAGTGAAGATGTATATCCTGGCGGATCCTTTCAATACAACAAAGATCCAAACAAGCAAATCTACGTGATTAAACGCTACGATTTTCAAACAGGAAAAACCACACAAGTTACGGGCGGACCTGGCGGCGCATCGCGTCCACAAATATCTAGAGATGGAAAAAAAATAGCCTTCATCAAAAGAGTGCGTACAAAATCAGTATTGTACTTACACGATTTAGCAACGGGCGAAGAATGGCCATTATATGATGCTTTAGACAAAGATCAGCAAGAAGCGTGGGCAATATTTGGTGTGTATCCAAACTTTAGTTGGATGCCAAACAATGAAGAAATTGTGTTTTGGGCAGGTGGAAAAATTCAGAAAATAAATGTCGCTTCGTTGCAAGTAACCAACATTCCGTTCACGGCAAACGCGACGATTCAAATTGCAGATGCCATTTCGTTTAAAACACCTGTGGCACCAGATACCTTTGATGCAAAAGTCATTCGCCAAGCGGTAACTTCTCCAGATGGAAAAATGCTTGTATTTAATGCGGTTGGGTATTTATGGAAGAAGAAACTACCAAATGGAACACCTCAGCGCTTAACAAAAGGAACTGATTTTGAATCGGAACCTAGTTTTTCTCCTAACGGAAAAGAAATTGTGTATGTTACTTGGAATGATTTAAACTTAGGTTCAGTTCGAAAAATCTCAGTAAATGGAGGAAACTCCATGCAGCTATCTTCTGAAAAAGGAAGTTACCGAACACCTGCTTTTTCGCCAGATGGAACACATATTGTCTACCGAAAAGAACGTGGAAACAGCGATCAAGGGTTTACCTATGCAAAAAATACGGGAATCTATACGATGAAAGCGGATGGAAGTAATGCAAAACTTGTCACCACACAAGGGGAATACCCAATATTTTCTGCGGATGGAAAACGTATCTTTCTACAAACGGGCGGAACGTATTTTGGAAGCTTGACAAAATCATTGCACAGTGTGAATCTTCAAGGAAATGACAAACGCACACACTTTACCTCAAAATATGCAAACCGAATGGTGCCAAGTCCAGACAACAAATGGATTGCTTTTTCGCAACTGCACAAAGCGTATGTAGCACCAATGATCTTGACAGGACAAACAGTTAATTTAGACAATAAAACCAAGGCATTTCCTGTGGCACAAATCGCAAAAGATGCTGGTGTTAACTTACATTGGTCGCCAGACAGTAAAAAAGTAATGTGGACCTTGGGTGACGCATATTTTTCAAACGACATCAAAGATAAATTTACATTCTTAGAAGGTTCGCCAGTAAAAACACCTGAAATTACGACAAAAGGCACAAAGATCAATCTACAATTAAAAACAGACAAACCAAACGGTCAAATCGCTTTTACAAATGCACGCATCATTACGATGGAAAATGAGCAAGTCATAGAAAACGGAACTATCTTGGTAAAAGACAACCGTATCAAAGCCATTGGAACAGATATTCGCATTCCAAAAAGCGCAAAAATTTACGACATGACGGGAAAAACCATCATGCCAGGCATGGTGGATGCACACGCACATATTGGCGCATTTCGTTACGGATTAACCACTCAAAAACATTGGCAATTCTATGCAAACTTAGCGTTTGGAGTCACGACAGCTCACGATCCATCGGCGAATACAGAAACGGTTTTTGCCTTGTCGGAATTGGTTAAAAATGGTACGCTCGTTGGACCACGTCTCTACTCTACTGGGTTTATCTTATACGGAGCTGATGGCGATTTTAAAGCTGTGATCAATAATTTAGAAGACGCACGCTCTTCTATCAGAAGAACAAAAGCCTTTGGCGCATTATCGGTAAAAAGTTACAACCAACCGCGTCGTGAACAACGTCAACAAGTATTGCAAGCCGCACGCGAAGAAGGCATTTTAGTTGTTCCAGAAGGAGGTTCTACTTTTTATCACAATATGACTATGATTATGGACGGACACACAGGCGTGGAACACAACATTCCAGTTTCACCTGCATACAAAGATGTGTTAGAATTATGGGGACATAGCAAAACTGGCTACACGCCAACGTTAATTGTAAACTACGGCGGTGTCAATGGTGAATATTATTGGTATCAAAACACCAACGTTTGGGAAAACGAAAAATTACTACAATACACACCAAGAGGCATTATTGATGCGCGTTCTAGACATCGCACGATGTTACCTGATGAAGAATACGAAAATGGACACATTTTGGTATCAAAAACGGTAAAGGCTTTGTCTGACAAAGGTGTCAAAGTAAACATGGGCGCACACGGACAATTACAAGGACTCGGCGCGCATTGGGAATTATGGATGATGGAACAAGGCGGCATGTCACCGATGGAAGCATTGAAAACTGCAACCATCAATCCTGCGGAATATATTGGTGCAGGAAACGATATCGGTTCGCTGAAAGTTGGAAAATTAGCAGATTTAATCATCATGGATAAAAATCCGCTAGACAATATCAGAAATACAGAAAGCATTACACATACGATGATCAACGGTCGTTTGTACGATACCGAAACCATGAACGAAATTGGCAATGAACCCAAAGAACGCAGCAAATTCTATTGGGAAAACAACAAATACAACGCAGCATTTCCTTGGCACGAAGAAGCCAACAGCTTTATGCGTCCAGGATGTGGTTGTCATTTGGGACATCAATAG